In the Papio anubis isolate 15944 chromosome 3, Panubis1.0, whole genome shotgun sequence genome, agtacTTTCAAGAGATACCTTGAGAAGTTTCCCGAGAAACCTCTGAAGCACAAAAATGCAAGTAATAAGAAAATGTTGGATAAGGCTAAAGTGTAGGAAAGCTATTTCCTACTTAATTCTTGATTTCTAAATCTAagagttatttctactttttattcaATGAGCTATCAgcatcttctctttaaaaaaaaaaaaaaaatccactctaAATCAGCTTAATATTTTTGGCTTTCAATATCGTCATTATGGTAGCCAAATTAACCCCCAAAATGTTAAAGGTATTTCATGAAACTGAACttgtttatatacacacacacacacacatatgtaaactTAAACGTGAATTTAAAACTACCCAGCATCAAAATATCTATCAACAAGTACATAAACAATGTGTagcatataatggaatattgctcagcaataaaaataaatgagctaatttgtcaatttaaaaaagtaacaagTAAAAAAAGCTATTAATACACATAACAAATTATGCAGAAAGAAACCAGACCAAAATGAGTAAaaactgcatgatttcacttaaatacaattctagaaaataaatgcaaactccTCTatagtgaccaaaaaaaaaagtggtacctAGGATGGTAGGGGGAGGGGTAAGAGGCATGGATTACCAAGGAGCACATAAAAACTTTCAGAGGTGGTGATTATATTCACCATTTGGATCATGgagatggtttcacaggtgtatacatatgtaaaacttATCAaatcatacatatttaaatatgtgcagtttatcatatgttatataatatgtgCAGTTTACCATATActttaataaagctgttaaaaagtaaaacaaaaaataaaaaataaaaccaccccAGTCCTACTTTGTATGTaatcaaatgtatttattgaattattttttcaaatatttctacaGTGCTCACTAAATGCTCATATACTGTCAGAGCAGCCCTAGGATGCAAGTACTATGTTGTTATTCCCACTCTACCAAAAGGAAACAGAGGtgcagagaagttaaatgatgTGCCCCAAATCACACAGTTTGTAAGTGGTCTCTGTTGCAAAAGCCAATGACTTTACACAAAAGGGTGGCTAGACTATCATGATTGCCtactatgaaaaaaatggaaatcctattttaataatattggtcataaagcaaacattaatggTTAAAATCATCATATTCCAACACTGAAATATCATTTCATAAGAAGGCCAGTTTAAGAAAGATTTTTGGATTATTCTCAATAtatgataaaacagatttttgtcAACCATGATATACAAGTAGTATCAAGAAATGAAGCCTCTGAAGAAATACCATCTGCTATCTCTATCCGCCATACACTGTTAGGGATGtacaataaatacatttagagATTAATGTTCTGCATAGTATGATAACGGAGATAGCCATCCAAATTTCATGGCCATACCATTTGTTTCGGTATATCTGGTTATTATGTTTTAGATATTTACCATTCTTACGTCCTTTAAATTGCTTTTTCATTACTGTCAGTAATATGGCCCATTCAAATGACTACATGGGCCTGGAACAAAATGCTCAAGTTAAAGCACTAGGAACTTCATGCTTCAGAGTGAGGCTGTTGACCTATAATATAAATCAGTGTCAGAGAAAGACTAACTTGAAGAACGGAGACTATAATAGCTAAAGTGATTTAATGTGACATCAGGAAACCACaggaaaaaatactgaaattctaGGAAACTGGCAGGGCCATCCTTGGCATAAGACCCCCAAAGCTTTGCAAAAGGTGATGGAACAGAGCTGTTTTCCATGATGCACATATTTTGTCCTTTTGAGTCCAGATGTTTGGAACACTTAGACTCTGTAGAAATTGCCATATGAAATGTCTAAACCTGAAATTCCCTGCATGTATTTACTGCAGAGGTTAAGGATAAGAAAACCATAGGAAGGGGGATTAACTGTAAACTGGCATCTcactggggtgatgaaaatgttctaaaagtggatgatgatgatggctacCCAATTTAGCTCATTAAAATCCAtttaagtgtaattttaaaatgggtaaattctatggtatataaattatacctcaataaagttgttattgAGGCATAACTTTCTTGTTATATAAATTTGAGGTgttactatttgtttttttttttttggaaccacCAAACCAGAAGTCCAGCTAAAATTGTGGCCCTACAAAACTAGAATGGAGACATCCTAGACAGGAATATACAGAAGACAGAGGTCCCCAAATCCTAAGCCCTCCTGCTGGACTAGTGGTCAGTAACTTTCCACAATCATGGCAGATACCTGCTCACAGTTTGGACGTACAGGATGACAATGGAGCTAAAAAGCTAACCTACCAATGTTTCCAGTCCTTCCTACACAGGACGCATTAAAACAAAGGCAGAGAGATCAAAGGCAAAGGGGGAGATGAAGGCAGATCGTAGGGAAACAAAAAATGTGGAAACTAATCTCTTAACTGTTCTTCCTTCTGGAGAGAAACTATGACCTTGGAACTAATTTGTGCAAACCAATTGATCCCACTCCTCTAACAAAAAAAGTATACACATTCAAAAgacaatatttcaaattattattctAGTTAGAATACGTTCCTCCTAAGAAGAAAAGCAGAACCTTAAGATGTGAAACTTCCAATGGTAACGGGTATGAAAATCAAGTTTTTGGGAAACTTCTGCTTAAAAggtacataggtatatgtgtatgtgcattttaatgtctcaaaataattgaaaaccatAAGCTTCACTGTTTCCAGGATGATCTATATAGCTCGATAGATTGAGCTGACAGGAGGCAACTGAAAGGGTTCTACAATGACTTTTCTACCTCAGATATTACACTTTAATGTCCTTCCTATAGAGGAGCCAGCCGAGATGGTGTGAGGGTGCTGGAGAGCAACAGTTCCCACAGATCCTCAAGTTCCCTGGTCTTTAGGGGAAAACTACTACACAGAGGTCATTTTGCACCGCTTTCTAACCTACCACCTTCCTGTATATATTGAGATACGGGAAACTGCTTAATTGTTTAGGgagtttttaaattgcttttatatttatgttcAATAGGTAGCTAATGAACAAGggatatatttcattaaaaaaaaaaatagaggcaagTTAGCAAAGTCCCAGCAACAACACTTTGGAATGCTAAAGGAAAGCATCTCATGCCTGCCAGAAATCTTCAGTACACTTGGGTAGAATCATCAATGCTGTCCTTAGGGACCTGAAACCTGTCCCTCCATTTAAAGACATGCTGCATTGGCTCCTACGTTGTGTAAGCATGCCCATATGATTCTTTATCCTTATCCATTAAGGGAGAAAAAGGATCTGGACATACAGTGCTGGGGTTAAAGTAGAGGTTGGGCTGAAGATATATATTTTGGCATTTAATGCACATTTGGCATTTCAAGCAAGGGACCAGATGGTATCACTTAGGAAAAGTATGCGGGCTAAAGAGAGGAGTGGGCACAGGCTGGGCCCTGAGGTGCTCCTACATCTAGTAAGGTAGTGGATGTCTACAGGAATTCCTGTGGTGCAGGAGAAAAGCCAGGAGAATGTGGCATCAGAAAAGTCACGATAATGTTTCCAGAAGAAACGTGTGGTCATTTATGCCCAGTGCCACTAAAAGGAACaaataacatgaagaaaaaacatGGCAATGGTATTAGGCAGCAAAAAATCTTGGTGTTTGAGAAAAATCAGTGTGAGCAGTCATGGAGAGAAAAACTAAATTGGaattagataaaaactggagatgaagaaatgaaaaacagcaatTATTGAAAAAGTTTCCTGAAGAAAGGGAGCAGAGAAATGAAGTAGTATCTGGAGGTGGACACTGCATTAGGGGGAAATTTTGATTCTGAAGATGACAGCTCCTCACTGAAATCAGTGACTTTGTCTTCTCTGCTATATCCCCAGGGCGTAGAACAACACCTAACACACAGTAAACGAATAAACTTCCCCGAGAAGAGCACGTCTAAACTGAGATTTGGAAGATGAGAAGGCATCACTTGGAAAGAACAGAGGGAGCTGGAATAGTGTTCAGGCCAAGTGAATGTCACTTGCAAAGGCACAGAGTCAAGAGAGAGCATAATATATCTGAGCAACTAAAAAGAAGACTGGGATGCCTCCACTATAGAGTTTGTAGGGGTGCGAGGGGGGCTGGTATATGGCAAAAGATGAGTCTGGAGAGGTTACCAAGGTTCAGATTATGCAGGGCCTTATAATGCGAATCCTTCGAAGAATTTTTGGCAGTGGAGTAAAATGatgagattttcattttaaataactatacTTTCAACGTGGAGAAGAAATAGAAGAGTGTTACCATAAACAGACTGCCAAAGGCTATTACAGTAACCTAGTAACAAAGGCCTGATATTGTACAGTTACAATGGGGACGGAAAGAAACAGACACATGCAAGAGAAACTTAAGATGCAGACAAAACTGGAATTAGGGTGTAAGTAAAGGCAGGAAAGGTTCTGCGAAAGAGACATGGATGATATTTTCAACAATGGAGATAAAGAAATTATGATTTGGTCACCTATTATCTAAGTAGTTTCTTATATGCTACCAACATGCAAATGACAttctaaagacagaaaaagatcAAGAAAAGTAGTATGTGAAGAAAAACTAGACTTGAGTTCTTTGCTTCTGAACAATAGCTTCAGAAGATGGATTCATTCAATTAAACCTTCAGTATTCAAATATTATCACTAAAAGTGAATGGAACAGAGAAGTAAAGACAGCTTTAGGAACAGTTACTTAGTATCTCTGACCTACCACAAGAAAATCTGGCCTTGAAATTCAAGGCAGGGGGAGGTGAAAAGTTCCTCTAAATTAAATTTccttccaaaaataataaaataatctgcaAATGGTCTGTCCTGTCCTTAACAGCATTCATTAACCAGCATCCaagagggaaaatatattttgtagttaGCTGGAAAATGAAtgcttaaagaaaaattacatgaatCTTAGATGTGTCTACATGTGAAATACTGCCTTTCATAATCAGCAAATATAAAAACTGAAGTACAGAGTACTCTTGGGGACTCATCTTCcactattttcttgtttttcaaagaCCCTaagtaataaaatgataaacacaAGTTATATACTTCATAGAGGCaacagattaaaatatatattatacattccTAGCAGTTTAAGAATTATCTTAGATCTagttttaactcattttaatACTCACAATAAAACTGATGAAAGTGTTCCATTGTTGGTATACCAGGAACAAAGTTATAGAGATGAAACTTCAAAGCTTCACTCTTCAGTAAGCTATAAGCCATCTCTGTAAGATTGATTCCAACTATTGCATAAGAATACCTATGTCAGAAACATTACCAGTTACACCAGCTAGCCgaataattcataaaataaattaaaattacgTTAGGAATTAGTAGAAAATGACTTCAGGTTTAACACAGTATTGCTTTTATGATAATCTCTACATGGTAAGAAAAATATACTAGaaagaatttaacatttttgctttttaaagcctGTATATTTTTCGGGATATAAtctaaggaataaaaataaagctctgTTCACATGATATCTAAAActaaaattcttaaataaaaaaggGGTCAGGGGACTACAGACACCAAATCTCACTGATTCCTAAAATACACTGGATAATCCGACATTTTCTTCTCCATTATCAGGGTACTTATTTTTATGATCTAACATTGTTACTATGCTTTTTCAAAGATTAGATActatcagaatattttaaaaaataacggTAAGGCTAATAAAACTACCTCAGTTTGCATTtcactttataattttcaaagctatttcccattttcctattatttttccaAACTATTTCCTCTGCCTGTCTTCAAATCTATTTCTCAAAAAGATTTTATAAGGGCCCTTATCTCCATTGTATAGATAAACTATATCTtgtgataaaaatatattgaaatacatACAAAATTGGTTTACAATCACATTTATCCTTAAAAACAATGTATCATGTAATATTCTTTATAACGTTCTTATTAAATacttcattttaagaaatacCTTGATATACTTTCAAATTCATTAATCATCTAAGCATTATAAATGTGAGAGATTACAGCTTCTTTAATATACCCAGCTTACCCTAGTTTTGGATGATTTGAACGGGAAAGAATCTGATGAGCTTCACTAGTGTAATTTTCACTGAAATAcctaaaaagtttaagaaaaataatcaaaggaaTGTACGCCATTCAAATATAAGATATCCAGAACGAATTTAAAAAGCTACTGTCAAAATGATAGTCCTGGTATTGCCATGAGTATCCTGACATCTGTCTCAAATCACTTCAGTGATTCACAAATGCTTCTCAGTCAAAATTTCCTAGCTATCAGGCCTATGTAGTACAGAATATAGGTCGTTGACAAGACTGTAAAGTACTTTAATAAACAGATAATATAAAAAGAgactaccttaaaaaaaaaactgaattatttttgtttctttgctggtTCTAGTTCTATAGAAGAGTCAATATGTACCTGTTAGGACACTCTTCCTTTCACCTAGGTTCGTTCCTTCCACTACAATTTAAGTCTGTGTTGTTTAGTGCCATTTTCAGTGCAATCAGAAGGGAATCAACAATCTTTTGCTTCATCAATCATCTAACTAAAATACTAGCTATAAAACAGAAGTATTAGTAGTACAAGAGAGATGGATATGGAACTATCTATTTGTAGGCACATACATCCTTTTGGCCTATACCAAATCTATTTAACCTTAGGATCACCTCTAAatgatagacacacacacacaatgctcatatgaagataaaaataaaaaataaatgtccatggttttacattttagggGACAAAATCATTGACATTTTCATAAAGCATAGAAATTTCTAATTAACTCTTCCCTCTTTATTCTTCTACAGAGTATTAATATAAACTTCCTTATTTCTTCACTGGCTCTAATTTTCAACCCATTACACCAGGGGCTGTTAACTTAGAAGTCCATGAATTAATGATAATTTATGAATGAAAGGGAATCCAGGAACCATCTTACATTATGGACAACTTTTTCTGTGTATATGTTTCCCAGGGAGAGAGTATACAAAGCTTTCATCAGATTCCCTAAGGGATCTGTAAACACCAAAACAGTTTCAAAAGTCTTGCTTAATGCAATGCTTTCCTAAGTactctaatttttctactttatccTTAGATTGACTCTAAAATGCCTTCAGTTgactatatttcatttttgtaataattCAGCATTGCATTAATAGTCAAACtactcttaaaatattcaatCTGTAATATAGAacaacttttaatttccttcctgaATTTAGTTAACCTGTCTTAACAGTATCAAATggtgaaaaataaacatatatacacaataagaAAAACCATCAAAATTAACCTAATTTAGccaatttcaggattttttcacCGTAAGAATTATCCAAACTTTAATAGCCTAGCCTTCccattctagacatttcatagtCTATAAATCACAATTTCATGGACAGACCCAAACACTACAATTTGTACATTTGCATATCCTTATGGGAGGAAATTAATCTTCCAGGCCATCTTCTAGAATAGTTTTGGCTATCAATTGTGACTTGAGTTACATATTTGGGGTTTCATACATGTAGCTAATCATAAGTATTAAagaagataaaggagaaaaagttCATATGGTAGTCTATACAAAGTCAGGAATGCAGGTAGGTAAGTTGTCACAGGTGGTGAAGAATATATGTAAAGAGTAAAGAGACTTTATTATCACCTTACCTGGTTATATTTGCCAAAATAGAATCAGGGAGCccagagagaaaaagcaagtgAATAAAGGCAGTAGGAGGATACATAATTCTTTAAGAAGTATCAGAATGgagatcagaaagaaaaaggagaggaaagcatTGGTAAGTAAAGAAATCACAAACACAAGTATATTTCcaccaatgtcttttttttttttttttttttaaagacagggtcttgctctgtcactcagactggaggtggcacaatcatgacccACTGTaaacttgaattcctgggctcaggcagtccttctgcctcagcctcccaagtggctggactacaggcaaatgccaccatgcctggctaattatttttgtagagacagggtctcactatattgctcagattggtctcaaacttccggcctcaagtgatcctctggcctctgcctcccaaagtgctaggattacaggcctgagccatgtGCCTGGCCTCCAATATCTTCATATTGTTGCCAACACATTAGCAAATACTCCCAGCACTGCAGTTATTAAAATTCAGAGATAGTATGAATCAACTAGATCACTTCTTATTAGAAGTAACTAGATCAGAGATTACATGTAATTTcatttagggaagaaaaaaaagttcactttCACTTACACAAGATTGATTAATCCAAGTATGCCCATGCCTCGGAAGTCTGTCTTGGGATCATCACCCTGGAAACCAATTTCAGCCCACTGCTTGGAGATTCTAGCATTTAACTTCTTCGTGGGCATTAGAAGATTCCAAAGCTGTACAAACATATTTCCATTattaagacattttctttctcatagcTTATAACTAGTAATTTAATGCTATCAAATAACTTTTGTAGAAAAATCATAGGTTAAGCAAAgactttagaacatttttcaaTTATCCTAAAACATGCAGCACATTTATTCCCATTAAAAAGACTAGTATAAAGAAcagattttgaaaacaaataatacacaaaaatataaaacaatgagaCGTCTTTATTTACTAATTAATACAGATATGCCCAGAACTGGTAAACTGCTTGCTTGAGAAGAACACAGTATTTTAGGAACTTAGCCCTTGCTTCAGATACCATATAGTTAAATAGGCTCTATTATAATGGTAGGTTAATAGTGCTTAATCAGAATGAAAATAGGTCTAAGACAGAAGAGGATGAAGAAATGATACTGATAGCATTCCAACTTGTTTTACagattttcagtttaaaaaaatatgatttggttttaaataaatatctttaaggATGAGGATTTAAGAACAACTAtcaagccgggtgcggtggctcacgcctgtaatcctagcactttgggaggccaaggtgggcggatcacgaggtcaggagatcaagaccatcctggctaacatggtgaaatcctatctctactaaaaatacaaacaattagccaggcgtggtggcgggcagctgtagtcccagctactcaggaggctgaggcaggagaatggcgtgaacctgggaggcggagcttgcagtgagccaagatcgcaccactgcactccagcctgggtgacagagactccatctcaaaaacaacaacaacaacaacaaaaacagctaTCAAATATTACATACCAACAAACTAATCaatgcaaaataaagaaaatttattgtttaaattcaATACAAGCCATCAAATGAAAGACACAGAAGTTGACTAAAAAAGGTCTGTGAAAATTTGCAAAACAGAAATACttgcattttttcccatttcattacCATTTCAGGCATTGTTGAATAAGGACCCCTAATGAAAGGAGTATTCTGTtacctaaaataaaatgtgaagactTGTGACCATGTTTTAAACCAGGGTCAAGACTGGCTCTGAAGCTAAATCTAAGCATTAGATTAGGTTTACCTGGTCACTACTTTTATTACCAACACGTGTGACTTGCTTACATTAACCTCTCTCCATGAATTCTGCAAGGAGTTTGATCATGCCAATGATAAGGTCTCAGTGATGTGGTGAGAGCCACAGTATAGAACCACtagtattaaaaatttaatatgcatGAATATTGTATTTGTGGGTTCCATTCCTGGAGATTGTAATTTTTGTAAGTCTAAGGTGGAACTTTGGAATCTACATACTGAACACTAGTTAACTCCAGTAAAGGTGGTCCTTGGACTATACTTAAAGCAAGACGGATTACACAGCTCTTTACCCTGCTGAGTATGTGTAGTGTAGAACTGCTGAATATGTGTAGTGTAGACTGCTGAGTATGTGTAGTGTAGAACTGAATTTCACCATGAAGCATCAAGGTAAAATTCCTTGGACTAGAGGGCTAGGACTTGTACTTTTTTCCCTCAAAAGGAACGGTATTGTGTAGCAAGGGCCTAACATGAAGGGAATAACGATGACAATGGGGACAGAAATAGCAGTTAATCCTCAATAAGTGCCAGGTActattttaaacact is a window encoding:
- the ELMOD2 gene encoding ELMO domain-containing protein 2 isoform X5, which produces MKEKNINPEKDASSIRRGLIPFLCSQHCFKICMKMCLLQITGYKQLYLDVESVRKRPYDSDNLQHEELLMKLWNLLMPTKKLNARISKQWAEIGFQGDDPKTDFRGMGILGLINLVIMYPPTAFIHLLFLSGLPDSILANITRYFSENYTSEAHQILSRSNHPKLGYSYAIVGINLTEMAYSLLKSEALKFHLYNFVPGIPTMEHFHQFYCYLVYEFDKFWFEEEPESIMYFNLYREKFHEKIKGLLLDCNVALTLKV